In the Pseudonocardia sediminis genome, TCGATCGGTCCGACCTTGAACGGCATGTGCCGCATCCGTAACCGAGGGTGACCACGCTGGTCCGAGTACGTCCGCGGCCCGCCCCAGTACTGCTCCAGGAACATCCGCAGCCGGTCCTCGGCCGGACCGAGGTCCTCCTCGGGATAGAGGGGGCGCAGGATCTCGTCCTCGGCGACCTGTTCGTAGAAGCGGTGGACGATCCCGTGGAAGACCGGCGCGCCGCCGACCTCGGCATAGAAGTTCTGCGGGGCACTCACCCGACCATCGTGGCGCATGCCCGCGGCCCGGGCAGGACCCGGGCCGCGGAGCATCGTCCCGGCGCCGGTTCA is a window encoding:
- a CDS encoding globin, with protein sequence MSAPQNFYAEVGGAPVFHGIVHRFYEQVAEDEILRPLYPEEDLGPAEDRLRMFLEQYWGGPRTYSDQRGHPRLRMRHMPFKVGPIERDAWLRCMKVAVDEADLDEQHRAQLWHYMQYAAASMVNSDF